The window CATCCTCGCGGTCGAGCAGGTGTCGGACGATTTCGATGCGCGCTTTTCAGCCAGCGCGCGGCACTATCTCTACGTGATCCTCAACCGGCGCGCGCAGCCGGCCCTGATGCGCGGCAATGTCTGGCATGTACCCAAGGTGCTCGACGCCGATGCGATGCACCAAGCGGCGCAAAGGCTGCTCGGAAAACACGACTTCACCACCTTCCGCTCCGTCCAGTGCCAGTCGGCAAGCCCGGTCAAGACGCTGGACAGGCTCGATGTCTCCCGCGACGGCGAGCTGATCGAGGTGCGCGCGTCGGCGCGGTCGTTCCTGCACAACCAGGTGCGCTCCATGGTGGGATCGCTGAAGAAGGTGGGCGAGGGCGGCTGGGACGCCGACGATCTGGAAGCCGCGCTGAAGGCAGCCGATCGCGCGCGCTGCGGACAGGTGTCGCCGCCCGACGGGCTTTATCTCGTCAAGGTCGATTATTGAAGGCGGCCACTCCTGCCTCAGCATTCTTCACCAGTGCCGGCCATTCCTTCGTGATTTCGGGCTGTATGGGCCGCTCGAGATAGGTCGACAGCACGACATAGCTGCGCGTCGCCTTGACGCCCGGCGTATCGTAGAGACGCGCGAGCAGCCCTTCCAGCGCATGCGTGCTCTCCGTCCGCACCTTGAGCAACATGCAGGTGTCGCCGGCCACGGAATGGATTTCCTCGACTTCAGGATGTTCCTCGATTGCGAGCAGCACCGGCGTCTTGCCCCAGCCAGTGGTATCGACATGGATGAAGGCGAGCAGCGGCTTGCCGGATGCTTCAGGCTCAATGAGCGCCGCCACCTTGCGGATCGCGCCGGAGCGCCGTAGCCGCTTCACCCGTTCATGGGCAGCCGGCGGCGAAAGCCCGACCCGGTCGCCAAGTTCGGCGTAGCTCACGGTCGCGTCTTCCACGAGAATGCTTAACAGCTTTCTGTCCGTCGCATCGATCTCGCGGTCCGCCGCGCGCTTCCGCCGAATGCCATCTGTATTTTGTACCATTCCGCAAATGCCTCTTGATGATGAATGACATTCGACCATTCTGTATCAATGTCGAATATCGATCAACACAGTCAGGCCGTGATCCGGGAGCGCGCGGGCATCCCGCGCTTCGCCTATCTCCTTACCGCCTGCATCGGCGTCATCGGCTCCAACTCGCTTGCGTTCGGCCCCATCGCGCCGGAAGTAGCGCGCTCTCTCGGCGTCGGCGTCCCCTCGGTCATGACCGCGTCGGCCGTCTTCGGTCTCGGCACGGCGGGCAGTGCGATGCTTCTCGGCCGGCTCATCGACCGCCACGGTGCTGCCCGTATGCTCAGGATAGCGTTGCTGCTGCTGGCGCTCGGTCTCGCAGCAAGCGGGCTCGCCCCAGTCCTTGTCCTGCTTGTCGCCGCCCAGTTCGTGGTCGGCGTCGCCGCCGGCATCGCTCTGCCCACGATCTATACGCTGGCGGCCGCCGTGGCGCCGCCTGGGCGCGAAAGCCAGACAATCGGCGTGGTCCTGACCGGATGGACGCTCAGCATGGTGGCGGGTGTTTCGCTTTCGGCGGTCATCGCTGATCTTGTCGGATGGCGGTTCGTCTTCGCGGTCATGGCGGCAGGAGCGTTTGCCGTTTCGGGCGTGGTATGGCGCACTGCGCCACACAGCGAGGGCGCAGCCGAAACGATATCGCAATCTCCCGTGGCGGCGCTGCGCGTTCCCGGCGTCGTTCCGCTGCTTGGCGCGTGCGCCGTCTTCATGGCATCGTTCTACGGCGTCTACGCCTATATTGGCGATCATGTTCACGCCACGCTCGGCCTGACCGTCAGCGCGAATAGCCTCATAGCCGTTGCCTACGGGCTCGGCTTCGGCGGCGCGGTGTTCTTCGATCCGCTCATAGATCGGTTCGGGGCCGCGCGCCTTCTCGCGCCGATCTTCCTGTGCGTAGGCGCAATCTTCGTCGCCATGGCGGCCCTCAGCGATTCATATGCCGGCATGCTTCTGGCCGTCTTTGCCTGGGGACTTGCCAATCATTTCGGGCTCAACGTCCTGATCATGCGGTTGACGGCGCTCGCGCCTGCGCGCCGCGGCGCGATCATGGGCCTCAACAGCGCCGTCACATATGTCGCGCTCTTCGTGGGCACGACGGGGTTCGGTGCGTTCTATGGTGTTGGGGGATTCGCCGCGCTGCCATGCGCAGCGGCGGCCCTGATGCTTGGCGCGGCGGCGCTGGCCGTACTGGCGCATCGTCCGTTTCGTCCATGCGCTATTCCGGATTGAGGCGCAGAATGTCCTGGAGTGCGAAGAGGGTCAGGATCGATGCGAAGAGGATGCCGAAGAACACGGCCGTGGTGGTCGCGGCTCCCTTGCCGAGCGCTGCGTCGGTCAGCCGCCAGGACAGCACGAGCGAGGCGAGGAAGATGCCGAGCGCAAACGCGGTGGCGGCATCCGCGGCCTCGGGCACGAACAGCCGCACCAGCGACGTCGGCAGCATGAACCACGCAAACAGCGCCGAGGCCCAGTTGCTCGCCACGATGTAGTGCACGAAGCGGTCGCGCAGCCCGACATAGTCGACTACCGCCGCGAGCGCGACGAGGGGCAATATCCATGCACCGATATCGACCAGCGCCAGCCGGATGACGATGCCGAGGCGCACGGCGAAGCTTGCTCCCGGCCCGGCCAGATCGCCCGCTACCGGCACCCACGCCATCAGCATGACCGGGAGGGCGACGACGATGGCGAAGAACGAGTTCCAGAATCCGTCGACGGATATGTCGAGCAGCCGGATGCCGTCGCGGCGTCCCGTCATCATCCGCCATGCGCCGTGCATCTGTCGCTGGATGTCTTCGACCGGTGGCATTCTACTTGAACCAGTCCTCGAGGAATTTCCGGTAGATCTGCGTCAGCGTCTCGAGGTCGGCGAGCGCGACGCGCTCATCGACCATGTGCATGGTCTGGCCGACGAGCCCGAACTCGACCACCGGGCAGTAATCCTTGATGTAGCGTGCATCCGACGTGCCGCCCGACGTGGACAAAGCGGGCCGCCTGCCGGTAACGGCCTCGACGGAGCCGGTGAGCCCCTCGATGAGCTTGTCGTCGCGGGTCAGGAACACATGGCTGGGGCGGTCGCGCCAGATGAGGTCGAAAGCGATCTTCTCCGAACGGCCGGGGCGCAGCTTCTTGCGGGTCGCTGCCCGGTCGAGGCGGTTGTGGATTTCAGCCTGAAGCGTTTCCGCTGTCCATGTGTCGTTGAAGCGGATGTTGAACGACGCGGTCGCCTTGGCCGGGATCACGTTGGTCGCGCGATTGCCGACATCCATCGTGGTCACTTCGAGGTTGGTGGCCTGGAAGTCCGTCGTGCCTTCGTCGAAGGCGGGAGCCAGAAGCGCATCGACGAGCGTGACGAGGCCGCGCACCGGATTGTCGGCGAGGTGGGGGTAGGCCGCGTGGCCCTGCTTGCCCTGGACGATGATGTCGCCCGAAATCGAGCCACGCCGGCCGATCTTGATCATGTCGCCGAGCGCGTTCGGATTGGTGGGTTCGCCGACGATGGCGGCGTCCCAGGTCTCGCCGCGCGCCGTGGCCCATTCGAGCAGCTTCGACGTCCCGTTGATCGACGGGCCTTCCTCGTCGCCCGTAATGAGCAGCGAGACCGATCCCTTAAGCGCGCCGTGGGCCTCCACATGCCGGGCGACGGCGGCGACGAAGCAAGCGATGCCGCCCTTCATGTCGACCGCGCCGCGCCCGAACATCTCGCCATTGGCGATCGCGGCGGAAAAGGGCGGGTGCGTCCATGCCTGCTCGTCGCCGACCGGAACGACGTCGGTGTGGCCGGCGAACATCAGATGCGGGCCGTTGCCCGAAAGCCGGGCATAGAGATTTTCGATGTCGGGCGTGCCGTCCTCAGTGAAGACCGGACGGTCGATGGAAAAACCCATCGGCCTGAGCATCGCGTCGAGCGCGGTCAACGCGCCGCCCTCCGCCGGGGTGACCGACGGACAGCGAATGAGCGTGGCGAGGTTCGCGGCGGGGTCTGTTGGAAATCTTGAAGTCATGGAGGGATGGATAGTCGATCCGCCCTCCGCTGTCACCGTGCAGGAGCGCGCGTCCATCGTGCCAGCCCCGGCCGGATGAGGCCCGGCTCAGGCCGGTGCGTTCGTGACCTGTCCGTACTGATTCGGACCGGGTTCGCCCGGCATGAGGCAGAGCGCGACGAAGGCGATGAAGTTGAGCGCCGGTATGAAAAGCAGAGCGGCAAAAACGCCCGACTTGCCCAGATCGTGGATGCGCTTGGCCCCCAGCGCCGCCTGCGCCCAGAGCGAGGCAATCAGCACGGCGCTGAGCGCGACCTCCCACGCCGCGCCGCTGGTGCCCGCCTCTTCGGCAAGCATCAGGCGGTAGGTGATGAAGACGACGACGATCATCATCAGCAGCCCGGCCAGGAAATAGGCCGCGCGGCTGATACGGCCGGAAAAGCCGAAGAAGAGCCATCTCATCTGGTTGGCAGGCACGATATCACTCCGGACGACGAAACGGGTTGGTTGTATTCACTGCCCCGTAATCAATCACGAAGCAACTCGTTGATCGAGGTCTTGGAGCGGGTCTTCTCGTCCACCTTCTTGACGATGACGGCGCAGTAGAGGCTCGGGCCCCAGTTCTCGCCGGGCACGTTCTTGCCGGGCATCGTGCCGGCGACGACCACGGAGTAGGGCGGCACCTCGCCCATGTGGATCTCGCCGGTCGCGCGATCGACGATCTTGGTGGACTTGCCGATGAAGACGCCCATGCCCAGCACCGCGCCCTCGCGGACGATGCACCCTTCCACGACTTCCGAGCGCGCGCCGATGAAGCAATTGTCCTCGATGATGGTCGGCCCGGCCTGCAAGGGCTCGAGCACGCCGCCGATGCCGACGCCGCCGGAGAGATGCACGTTCTTGCCGATCTGCGCGCAGGAGCCCACGGTCGCCCAGGTGTCGACCATCGTGCCCTCGCCGACATAGGCGCCGAGATTGACGAAGGACGGCATCAGGACCGCGCCGGGCGCGATGAAGGCCGAATGGCGCACGATGCAGTTGGGGACGGCGCGGAACCCGCCCCTTTCGAACTCGTTGGCGGACCAGCCCTCGAACTTCGACGGGACCTTGTCCCACCAGACCGATTCGCCCGGGCCGCCCTTGATGATCTCCATCGGATTGAGGCGGAAGGACAGAAGCACCGCCTTCTTGAGCCACTGGTTGACCGTCCAGTTTCCATCGGCCTGCCGCTCGGCGACGCGGACCTGACCCTTGTCCAGAAGCTCGAGCGCCGTCTGGACGGCATCACGGATTTCGCCGCGCGTGGCGGTGTTGACCGCGTCGCGCTCGTCGAAGGCCGTCTCGATCGTCTTCTCGAGGGTTGCCAGGTCCGGCTGGGTCATCCAAATGCTCCGTTACACGCGCTGTTAATGGGTGGTCCATAGGGTGACAGGTGAGAAACGGTCCCCGACCGGCGCGGAAACTAAGCGAAGCGCGTATGGGGGTCAATGACAGGACCTGGCCACCTGCGCCATGGATTTTACGGATAGGACGACAATGAAACCGGAGGAAAATTCCGGCTGGACGCCGCTGCCGCATTCGGATGAGGATCTGGAACGCGCGAAGTCCGTACCCGACACCCCGCAGACCCGCGCGCCGGCCTACCGGCTGGCCTGGGACGACGAGGAGTTCATGACGCGGCGCGAGCTGCGCGCCGTGCGCCTGCAGCTCGAATTGCTCAAGCCCGAGATGATGCTGGCCGAGCGCGGTATCCGCTCGACGGTGATCCTGTTCGGCGGCGCACGCATCCCGGAGCCCGGCGGCGATGCCTGGGCGGCGAAGAACGAAATCCAGAAGAAGAACCTCGAAGCCAACAGCAAATATTACGAGGAGGCGCGGAAGTTCGCGCGGCTCTGCTCCGAGCATTCCGCCAAGACCTATTATCGCGAATTCGTCGTCGTCACCGGCGGCGGTCCGGGCGTCATGGAAGCCGGCAATCGCGGAGCGGCCGATTGCGGCGCGCCGTCGATCGGTTTGAACATCGTGCTGCCGCACGAGCAGGCGCCGAACCTCTACGTCACACCGGAGCTGTGCTTCAACTTCCACTATTTCGCGATCCGCAAGATGCATTTCATCATGCGGGCCAAGGCGGTTGCGGTGTTCCCCGGCGGTTTCGGTACGATGGACGAGTTCTTCGAGACGCTGACGCTGATCCAGACCGGCCGCATGGAGCGCGTGCCGATCATTCTCTTCGGCAAGGAGTTCTGGTCGAGGGCCGTCGATCTCGACTACCTCGCCGAACAGGGGACCATCTCGCCTGGCGATCAGAACATCATCGACTTCGTCGATACCGCCGAAGAAGCCTGGCAGATCATCAGGACGTTTTACGAAATCGCCTGAAGCGCACACGGAACGGTGCGGGCGAGCGGCGCGTTTCTTCAAAAAGGAGACTTTGCATGGTCGAACGCACCAACCCCTATAACGACGTCATTCGCAGGCAGCAGGAAAAGGATATCGGCCACCCGCTTGACCACGCCAAAAGCAAGCGTGGCGCACCGCCCGCCGAACTGCTGAACCGGGTCGCGCCTGTCAATCCGAACCGCCGCCCGATCGACCGGGAAACCGGCAAGGCCAATATCGGAAAGGACGCGTTCCGGCAGCAGGAAGAATAGGCTCCGGTCAGCGCCGGGATAGCGACTCGGCGTCTTCGAGGGATCGCGGCCGGTGCACGATCGTCACCAGCACGAATGAAATGATCATCAGCAGATACCACGCGCCGAGTTTCTGGCTGGACACCGGTGTCCAGCCGTCTTCCTGTCCGGGATAAAGCCAGGCGCGGCTCCACGTTCCGATGTTCTCCGCAAACCAGATGAACAGCGCTACCAGCAGGAAACCCACCAGCAGCGGCATGCGGAGCCGGAAGCGGAACACACGGTAGTGGACCTGCGTGCGCAGGAACATAAGCGCGGTCAGCGCGAACAGAGCGTAGCGAAAATCCAGCACGAAATGATGTGCGAAGAAGTTGACGTAGATGGCAGCGGCCAGCGCCACCGTCGTCCAGAACGGCGGATAGCGCGTGTAGCGCATGTCGAAAATCCGCGAGATGCGGGCGAGATACGAGCCGACCGCCGCATACATGAAGCCGGAAAACAGCGGCACCGCATCGATGCGGAACAGGCTGTCTTCTGGATAAATCCACGATCCGGCATGCGTCTTGAAAATCTCCATCGCCGTGCCAACGATATGGAAGAGCAGGATGACCTTGGCTTCCGACCACGTCTCGAGCTTGAAAGCGAGCATGGCGAGCTGGATGCCCAGCGCGGCCAGGAACAGGAAATCGTAGCGCCCGAGGATCGCGTCGTCGGGCCAGAAGAGCCGCGTGCCGATGATGAGCGCCAGCATGGCGCCGCCGAACAGGCAGGCCCAGGCCTGCTTCAGCCCGAAAACGAGAAACTCGACCAGCGCGCCCGAGATGCCCGACGCCGGCAGGCGGTCGAGGACGCCGTGCGCGGCCGCATCGATCCGCGCTTCGAGCGACGTGAATCGCTTCAAGCGGCCAGCGCTTTCAGGATGGACGAGAGGAATGCGGAGAGATCGTCGGTGACGTAATCGACGTCGTCCTCATTGTTCGCGTCGCGCTCCCAGATTTCCGAGAACGTCGGCTCGAAATTGTTCGGCACGATCAGCACCGTCGTCATCCCGAGCGCCTTCGGCACGGCCAGATTTCGGGCCAGATCTTCGAACATCGCCGCATTCTTGGCATCCACATGGTGCAGGCCGACGAACTTGTCGTAGGTCTCGCGGGCCGGCTTCGGGTTGAGGCCGGCGGCCACGATGTCGAAGATATCGTCGAAATGGTCGAGGATGCCGAGTTGCCGCGCGGTGCGCTCGGCATGGCCGCGATCGCCATTGGTGAAGATGAACTTGCGGCCGGGAAGCGCCTTGATCGCCTCGCCGAGCGCCGGATTCGGATCGACCCAGGAATAGTCGATGTCGTGGACCTTGTTGAGAAAGTCATCGGAATCGATGCCGTGGCGCGCCATCAGGCCGTTCAGCGTGGTGCCGTATTCGCGGTAGAGCTCCTTCTGGAGCTTGCGCGCCTCGTCCCTGGGAAGTTGCAGCAGCTCCGAAACATAGGCCGTCATCTTCACGTCGATCTGCGAGAACAGGTTCGAATGATGCGGATAGAGCGTGTTGTCGAGGTCGAAAACCCAGTCGGTAACGTGGGCGAAGCGGGCCGGATCGGGAGTGTTTGTCATGGTTCTGCCTAGACGATTTCCGTGGCCGAATGAAGCTGGGTATTACGGAAACCTCTGGTGGTGGCTTAAACGACTCCTCTTGCCTTGTGTCGCGCGGTGGCGTTAACCCGCAGGCGATTGCGGGGACATGATGGAACTCTGGATACCGATCACGATTGCCGCCGCCTTCCTGCAGAATTTGCGGTCGGCGGCGCAAAAGCATTTGAAGGCCGTCATGGGCACGACCGGGGCGACCTTCGTGCGCTTCGGGTTCGGTCTGCCTTTCGCGCTGCTCTACGTCGCTGTGCTTCGCGTCGTGGGCGGCGATGCGATCCCCGACCCCAACGCGCGTTTCGCGTTCTGGGTGGTCGTCGGCGCGTTCGGCCAGATTGGCGCGACTTTCCTGCTTATCCATCTCTTCTCGCACCGCAATTTCGCGGTCGGCACCGCCTATTCGCGGACCGAGCCGGCGCAGGCGGCTCTGTTCGGGCTGATCTTCTTTGGCGAACGCGTGACGGCTGGAACGCTGGCCGCGATCGCGATCAGCGTGTTCGGGGTGATGCTGATCTCGGTCGCCCACATGCAGATGACATGGCGCAACCTCGTCGCGTCGATCTTCGCGCGCAACGCGCTGATCGGCCTGGCGTCGGGAACGCTGTTCGGGATTTCGGCGGTGGCCTACCGCGCGGCCTCGCTGTCGCTGGGCGGTCCTAATTTCGTCATGCAGGCGGCGGTCACGCTCGGCTGGACCATCACGCTGCAGACCGCGATCATGGGAGGC is drawn from Mesorhizobium sp. CAU 1732 and contains these coding sequences:
- a CDS encoding pyrimidine 5'-nucleotidase; translated protein: MTNTPDPARFAHVTDWVFDLDNTLYPHHSNLFSQIDVKMTAYVSELLQLPRDEARKLQKELYREYGTTLNGLMARHGIDSDDFLNKVHDIDYSWVDPNPALGEAIKALPGRKFIFTNGDRGHAERTARQLGILDHFDDIFDIVAAGLNPKPARETYDKFVGLHHVDAKNAAMFEDLARNLAVPKALGMTTVLIVPNNFEPTFSEIWERDANNEDDVDYVTDDLSAFLSSILKALAA
- a CDS encoding Lrp/AsnC family transcriptional regulator; translated protein: MVQNTDGIRRKRAADREIDATDRKLLSILVEDATVSYAELGDRVGLSPPAAHERVKRLRRSGAIRKVAALIEPEASGKPLLAFIHVDTTGWGKTPVLLAIEEHPEVEEIHSVAGDTCMLLKVRTESTHALEGLLARLYDTPGVKATRSYVVLSTYLERPIQPEITKEWPALVKNAEAGVAAFNNRP
- a CDS encoding DUF805 domain-containing protein; protein product: MPANQMRWLFFGFSGRISRAAYFLAGLLMMIVVVFITYRLMLAEEAGTSGAAWEVALSAVLIASLWAQAALGAKRIHDLGKSGVFAALLFIPALNFIAFVALCLMPGEPGPNQYGQVTNAPA
- the dapD gene encoding 2,3,4,5-tetrahydropyridine-2,6-dicarboxylate N-succinyltransferase, whose product is MTQPDLATLEKTIETAFDERDAVNTATRGEIRDAVQTALELLDKGQVRVAERQADGNWTVNQWLKKAVLLSFRLNPMEIIKGGPGESVWWDKVPSKFEGWSANEFERGGFRAVPNCIVRHSAFIAPGAVLMPSFVNLGAYVGEGTMVDTWATVGSCAQIGKNVHLSGGVGIGGVLEPLQAGPTIIEDNCFIGARSEVVEGCIVREGAVLGMGVFIGKSTKIVDRATGEIHMGEVPPYSVVVAGTMPGKNVPGENWGPSLYCAVIVKKVDEKTRSKTSINELLRD
- a CDS encoding LOG family protein, with translation MKPEENSGWTPLPHSDEDLERAKSVPDTPQTRAPAYRLAWDDEEFMTRRELRAVRLQLELLKPEMMLAERGIRSTVILFGGARIPEPGGDAWAAKNEIQKKNLEANSKYYEEARKFARLCSEHSAKTYYREFVVVTGGGPGVMEAGNRGAADCGAPSIGLNIVLPHEQAPNLYVTPELCFNFHYFAIRKMHFIMRAKAVAVFPGGFGTMDEFFETLTLIQTGRMERVPIILFGKEFWSRAVDLDYLAEQGTISPGDQNIIDFVDTAEEAWQIIRTFYEIA
- the dapE gene encoding succinyl-diaminopimelate desuccinylase codes for the protein MTSRFPTDPAANLATLIRCPSVTPAEGGALTALDAMLRPMGFSIDRPVFTEDGTPDIENLYARLSGNGPHLMFAGHTDVVPVGDEQAWTHPPFSAAIANGEMFGRGAVDMKGGIACFVAAVARHVEAHGALKGSVSLLITGDEEGPSINGTSKLLEWATARGETWDAAIVGEPTNPNALGDMIKIGRRGSISGDIIVQGKQGHAAYPHLADNPVRGLVTLVDALLAPAFDEGTTDFQATNLEVTTMDVGNRATNVIPAKATASFNIRFNDTWTAETLQAEIHNRLDRAATRKKLRPGRSEKIAFDLIWRDRPSHVFLTRDDKLIEGLTGSVEAVTGRRPALSTSGGTSDARYIKDYCPVVEFGLVGQTMHMVDERVALADLETLTQIYRKFLEDWFK
- the truA gene encoding tRNA pseudouridine(38-40) synthase TruA, yielding MPRYRLDIEYDGRAYAGWQRQADLTTVQHAIEVAIMSATGERVTIRAAGRTDAGVHATGQVAHADLTRDWDAFKLQGALNAHLKLASEAVAILAVEQVSDDFDARFSASARHYLYVILNRRAQPALMRGNVWHVPKVLDADAMHQAAQRLLGKHDFTTFRSVQCQSASPVKTLDRLDVSRDGELIEVRASARSFLHNQVRSMVGSLKKVGEGGWDADDLEAALKAADRARCGQVSPPDGLYLVKVDY
- a CDS encoding MFS transporter; this translates as MSNIDQHSQAVIRERAGIPRFAYLLTACIGVIGSNSLAFGPIAPEVARSLGVGVPSVMTASAVFGLGTAGSAMLLGRLIDRHGAARMLRIALLLLALGLAASGLAPVLVLLVAAQFVVGVAAGIALPTIYTLAAAVAPPGRESQTIGVVLTGWTLSMVAGVSLSAVIADLVGWRFVFAVMAAGAFAVSGVVWRTAPHSEGAAETISQSPVAALRVPGVVPLLGACAVFMASFYGVYAYIGDHVHATLGLTVSANSLIAVAYGLGFGGAVFFDPLIDRFGAARLLAPIFLCVGAIFVAMAALSDSYAGMLLAVFAWGLANHFGLNVLIMRLTALAPARRGAIMGLNSAVTYVALFVGTTGFGAFYGVGGFAALPCAAAALMLGAAALAVLAHRPFRPCAIPD
- a CDS encoding DUF817 domain-containing protein — protein: MKRFTSLEARIDAAAHGVLDRLPASGISGALVEFLVFGLKQAWACLFGGAMLALIIGTRLFWPDDAILGRYDFLFLAALGIQLAMLAFKLETWSEAKVILLFHIVGTAMEIFKTHAGSWIYPEDSLFRIDAVPLFSGFMYAAVGSYLARISRIFDMRYTRYPPFWTTVALAAAIYVNFFAHHFVLDFRYALFALTALMFLRTQVHYRVFRFRLRMPLLVGFLLVALFIWFAENIGTWSRAWLYPGQEDGWTPVSSQKLGAWYLLMIISFVLVTIVHRPRSLEDAESLSRR
- a CDS encoding transporter gives rise to the protein MPPVEDIQRQMHGAWRMMTGRRDGIRLLDISVDGFWNSFFAIVVALPVMLMAWVPVAGDLAGPGASFAVRLGIVIRLALVDIGAWILPLVALAAVVDYVGLRDRFVHYIVASNWASALFAWFMLPTSLVRLFVPEAADAATAFALGIFLASLVLSWRLTDAALGKGAATTTAVFFGILFASILTLFALQDILRLNPE
- a CDS encoding DMT family transporter, whose amino-acid sequence is MELWIPITIAAAFLQNLRSAAQKHLKAVMGTTGATFVRFGFGLPFALLYVAVLRVVGGDAIPDPNARFAFWVVVGAFGQIGATFLLIHLFSHRNFAVGTAYSRTEPAQAALFGLIFFGERVTAGTLAAIAISVFGVMLISVAHMQMTWRNLVASIFARNALIGLASGTLFGISAVAYRAASLSLGGPNFVMQAAVTLGWTITLQTAIMGGWMVWKDRAEIGRIARAWKVSLFTGFVGATASFGWFMAMTLQQAAVVKALAQVEMLFTFAAAVFFFKEKINRIETAGCVLIVAGILVLVLVG